One Argonema galeatum A003/A1 genomic window carries:
- the purF gene encoding amidophosphoribosyltransferase translates to MTPNDPLSCDEYPSMDNEAQNDKPEEACGVFGIYAPGEDVAKLTYFGLYALQHRGQESAGIATFDGSSVHLHKEMGLVSQVFNETILNSLTGNLAVGHTRYSTTGSSRVVNAQPAVVETRLGSIALAHNGNLVNTPELREELLRRDCILVSTTDSEMIAHAIAEEINEGKDWLEGAIRAFHKCQGAFSLAIGTPAGLMGVRDPNGIRPLVIGTIVTGEDTRTTRYVLASETCGLDIIGAEYLRDVEPGELVWITEAGLASFHWTQQPKRKLCIFEMIYFARPDSIMEGESLYSYRLRLGRQLAGESPVDADIVIGVPDSGIPAAIGFSQTSGIPYAEGLIKNRYVGRTFIQPTQKMRETGLRMKLNPLKDVLAGKRIVIVDDSIVRGTTSRKLVKTLRDAGATEVHMRISSPPVTHPCFYGIDTDSQDQLIAATKSVAEIGKQIEVDSLAYLSWDGMLKATGEDPSSFCSACFTGDYPIPVPEMIKRSKLILEKVGSC, encoded by the coding sequence ATGACCCCCAACGATCCCCTCTCTTGTGACGAGTATCCCAGCATGGACAACGAGGCGCAAAACGATAAACCAGAGGAAGCCTGTGGTGTGTTTGGCATCTATGCACCCGGAGAAGATGTCGCCAAGTTAACTTACTTTGGGCTGTACGCCTTACAGCACCGAGGTCAAGAATCGGCTGGTATCGCCACCTTTGACGGCTCAAGCGTGCATTTGCACAAAGAGATGGGATTGGTGTCGCAAGTCTTTAACGAAACCATCTTGAATAGCCTGACAGGCAATTTAGCAGTTGGTCATACCCGTTACTCTACTACTGGTTCCAGTCGCGTTGTCAACGCCCAGCCAGCAGTGGTAGAAACTCGCCTGGGTTCGATTGCATTAGCACACAATGGGAATCTGGTCAATACGCCGGAATTACGAGAGGAATTGCTGCGGCGGGACTGTATTTTAGTCAGCACAACCGATTCAGAGATGATCGCCCATGCTATTGCCGAAGAAATCAACGAAGGCAAAGATTGGTTAGAAGGCGCGATCCGAGCATTTCACAAGTGTCAGGGAGCTTTTAGTTTAGCGATCGGCACCCCCGCTGGCCTCATGGGCGTCCGCGACCCCAACGGTATTCGTCCCCTGGTAATTGGCACGATCGTGACGGGCGAAGACACCCGTACCACCCGCTACGTCCTCGCCTCCGAAACCTGCGGTTTAGACATTATCGGTGCCGAATACCTGCGAGATGTGGAACCAGGAGAATTAGTTTGGATCACTGAAGCGGGTTTGGCTTCCTTCCACTGGACTCAGCAGCCAAAACGCAAACTTTGCATCTTTGAAATGATCTACTTTGCCCGTCCAGATAGCATCATGGAGGGCGAAAGTCTGTACAGCTACCGGCTGCGGCTGGGGCGTCAGCTGGCAGGCGAATCACCAGTTGATGCCGACATCGTTATCGGCGTACCAGATTCAGGCATTCCTGCTGCCATAGGCTTTTCCCAAACCTCTGGCATTCCCTACGCCGAAGGTTTGATTAAAAATCGCTACGTCGGTCGCACCTTCATCCAGCCAACTCAAAAAATGCGCGAGACTGGTCTCCGCATGAAGCTAAATCCCCTCAAAGATGTTTTGGCTGGTAAACGCATTGTCATTGTCGATGACTCCATTGTTCGGGGAACCACCAGTCGCAAACTTGTCAAAACATTGCGGGATGCCGGTGCTACCGAAGTTCATATGCGGATTTCATCGCCGCCAGTGACTCACCCCTGCTTCTACGGTATTGACACCGATAGTCAAGATCAGCTGATTGCCGCCACCAAGTCTGTGGCAGAGATTGGCAAACAAATCGAGGTTGACTCCCTGGCTTATCTGAGTTGGGATGGTATGCTCAAAGCCACGGGAGAAGACCCCAGCAGTTTCTGTTCTGCCTGCTTCACAGGCGATTATCCCATACCAGTTCCAGAGATGATAAAACGCTCCAAACTGATTTTAGAAAAAGTGGGTAGCTGTTAG
- the purL gene encoding phosphoribosylformylglycinamidine synthase subunit PurL, with protein MSTSSPFSPEEIAAEGLKPEEYQEIVKRLDRHPNKAELGMFGVMWSEHCCYKNSRPLLKQFPTEGERILVGPGENAGVVDLGDGLRLAFKIESHNHPSAVEPFQGAATGVGGILRDIFTMGARPIALLNSLRFGSLEDARTRRLFSGVVSGISHYGNCVGVPTVGGEVYFDRAYSENPLVNVMALGLMETQDIVKSGAVGIGNPVLYVGSTTGRDGMGGASFASAELSDASMDDRPAVQVGDPFLEKSLIEACLEAFKTGAVVAAQDMGAAGITCSTSEMAAKGGVGIELDLDKIPVRESGMVPYEYLLSESQERMLFVAHIGREQELIDIFHRWGLQAVVAGTVISEPIVRILFQGKVAAEVPATALADNTPIYHRELLAEPPEYARKAWEWTAESLPPCTASGIEIQGNMQTWNDILLTLLDNPTIASKRWVYRQYDHQVQNNTVILPGGADAAVVRIRPAEEVPNPKSPILSSEGGHRDGNRQDAHFAPNLKLGVAATVDCNSRYVYLNPYEGAKAVVAEAARNLSCVGAEPLAVTDNLNFGSPEKPVGYWQLAEACRGIAEACREFSTPVTGGNVSLYNETLDSEGNPQPIYPTPVVGMVGLISDLTKICGQGWQAEGDLIYLLGLPLQSKIPNPKSQIDLGASEYLAAIHGIIAGTPPVVDFEMERLVQAACREGIRQGWVRSAHDCAEGGFAVALSESCISSRLGAQIDLGMTSTEVMRWDRLLFGEGGARIIVSVEQERSEIWESYLKEQLGKYWQKIGQVGNADTDLRVITADNHLVIGVSIADVCDRSLNAIERRLTI; from the coding sequence ATGTCTACCAGTTCTCCCTTTTCTCCCGAAGAAATTGCTGCTGAAGGTCTCAAGCCTGAAGAATACCAAGAAATCGTCAAACGCCTCGATCGCCATCCCAACAAAGCCGAACTGGGGATGTTTGGCGTCATGTGGTCAGAACACTGCTGCTACAAGAACTCCCGACCCCTACTCAAACAGTTTCCCACCGAGGGAGAAAGAATTTTAGTTGGCCCCGGAGAAAACGCCGGAGTAGTAGACTTAGGCGACGGACTCCGACTCGCCTTTAAAATCGAATCCCACAACCACCCCTCAGCAGTCGAACCGTTTCAAGGTGCGGCGACAGGCGTGGGAGGCATCCTCCGCGATATCTTTACAATGGGGGCGCGTCCTATAGCCCTATTGAACTCCCTCCGCTTTGGTTCTCTGGAAGATGCGCGTACCAGACGCTTGTTCAGTGGCGTGGTATCGGGAATCTCGCACTACGGTAATTGCGTTGGAGTACCCACAGTCGGCGGTGAAGTTTACTTCGATCGGGCCTACTCGGAAAATCCTTTGGTAAATGTGATGGCACTGGGGTTGATGGAAACCCAGGATATCGTAAAATCTGGTGCAGTAGGAATCGGCAATCCCGTGCTTTATGTCGGTTCTACCACCGGACGAGATGGTATGGGAGGCGCAAGTTTTGCCAGTGCGGAACTTAGCGACGCTTCAATGGACGATCGGCCCGCAGTCCAAGTAGGCGATCCTTTCCTAGAAAAATCCCTGATCGAAGCTTGTCTGGAAGCCTTCAAAACAGGCGCTGTTGTCGCCGCACAAGATATGGGTGCAGCTGGTATTACCTGTTCGACTTCGGAAATGGCAGCTAAAGGCGGTGTGGGAATTGAACTGGATTTAGATAAAATCCCAGTTAGGGAAAGTGGGATGGTTCCCTACGAATATTTACTCTCAGAATCCCAAGAACGGATGTTGTTTGTTGCACATATTGGACGCGAACAGGAATTAATTGATATTTTCCATAGATGGGGACTGCAAGCGGTAGTCGCAGGAACGGTAATTTCAGAGCCGATCGTGCGAATCTTATTTCAGGGTAAAGTCGCGGCGGAAGTTCCAGCTACTGCTTTAGCCGATAACACACCCATTTATCACCGAGAACTACTAGCCGAACCTCCAGAATATGCCCGGAAAGCCTGGGAATGGACAGCGGAATCTCTCCCTCCCTGTACCGCATCTGGGATCGAAATCCAAGGAAATATGCAAACTTGGAATGATATTTTACTGACTTTGTTGGATAATCCGACGATCGCATCTAAACGTTGGGTTTATCGCCAGTATGACCATCAAGTGCAGAACAATACCGTAATTTTACCCGGTGGCGCAGATGCTGCGGTTGTGCGGATTCGCCCAGCTGAAGAAGTCCCCAATCCAAAATCCCCAATCCTCTCTAGCGAAGGTGGGCATCGTGACGGGAACCGCCAAGACGCCCACTTCGCGCCAAATCTAAAATTGGGCGTCGCTGCAACTGTTGATTGCAATTCCCGTTACGTCTATCTCAATCCCTACGAAGGTGCCAAAGCAGTAGTAGCAGAAGCTGCACGCAACCTCAGCTGTGTAGGCGCAGAACCTTTGGCAGTTACAGATAACCTCAATTTCGGCAGTCCAGAAAAGCCTGTAGGTTATTGGCAACTGGCAGAAGCTTGTCGGGGAATAGCTGAAGCTTGTCGAGAATTTAGTACACCTGTGACTGGTGGCAATGTTTCTCTGTACAACGAAACTCTGGATAGTGAAGGAAATCCTCAACCTATTTACCCAACTCCGGTTGTGGGAATGGTAGGGTTAATTTCCGATCTCACCAAGATTTGCGGTCAAGGTTGGCAAGCAGAAGGAGATTTAATTTATCTTTTGGGTTTGCCTTTGCAATCCAAAATCCCAAATCCCAAATCCCAAATCGATTTGGGTGCGTCTGAGTATTTAGCCGCAATTCATGGTATTATCGCCGGAACTCCGCCAGTGGTAGATTTTGAGATGGAACGTCTGGTGCAAGCTGCCTGTCGGGAGGGAATTCGGCAAGGTTGGGTGCGATCGGCCCATGACTGTGCAGAGGGAGGATTCGCAGTTGCACTCTCGGAATCTTGCATTAGCAGTCGCTTGGGTGCCCAAATCGATTTAGGCATGACCTCAACAGAAGTTATGCGTTGGGATCGTCTGCTTTTTGGGGAAGGCGGCGCAAGAATTATTGTTTCGGTAGAGCAAGAGCGATCGGAAATTTGGGAATCCTATTTAAAGGAGCAACTGGGCAAATATTGGCAAAAAATCGGTCAAGTCGGTAATGCCGATACAGATTTACGGGTAATTACGGCTGACAACCACCTTGTAATCGGCGTTAGCATTGCAGATGTGTGCGATCGCTCACTGAATGCTATTGAACGCCGTTTAACAATTTAG
- a CDS encoding UPF0175 family protein, producing MQQSEIEIKFNLEISQIPEAVRLEAENKAKEAYVMTLLRHNEIGSGRAAEILGIPRVEVIDLMSEYDISPFPDQTREELEREVSETLRMLEKYKK from the coding sequence GTGCAACAATCAGAAATAGAAATCAAATTCAATTTAGAGATTTCACAAATACCTGAAGCAGTCAGGTTAGAAGCAGAAAACAAAGCAAAAGAAGCCTACGTAATGACATTATTGCGGCATAACGAGATCGGTAGCGGACGAGCAGCGGAAATATTAGGTATTCCTCGCGTGGAAGTTATCGACTTGATGAGTGAATATGACATCTCGCCGTTTCCGGATCAGACTAGAGAAGAGTTAGAGCGTGAAGTATCTGAAACCCTTCGGATGTTGGAGAAATATAAAAAGTGA
- a CDS encoding helix-turn-helix domain-containing protein: MAFSLGKRLKATRESLGLTQEQVIEQLENRYGITLSQQAISCVENGKRKVDAEKELPAFAGVYGKTIDYFYETLELPTTPPPPPIPKRKSAITVDLDALTHRDKLELAAELIHNVLQQT, from the coding sequence ATGGCGTTCTCCTTGGGCAAGCGCCTTAAGGCTACCCGCGAATCACTCGGTCTTACTCAAGAGCAAGTCATTGAGCAGCTGGAGAATCGTTATGGGATAACACTGAGCCAACAAGCCATATCGTGTGTCGAGAACGGGAAGCGCAAGGTAGACGCCGAGAAGGAGTTACCCGCTTTCGCAGGCGTCTATGGCAAAACCATCGACTACTTCTACGAAACTTTAGAATTACCCACCACACCCCCACCCCCACCCATCCCCAAACGCAAGTCAGCCATCACAGTCGATCTAGACGCCCTCACCCACCGCGATAAGCTAGAACTAGCAGCAGAACTGATCCACAACGTTTTGCAACAAACCTAG
- a CDS encoding type II toxin-antitoxin system VapC family toxin, which translates to MTQPLILLDTNIVLYFLGGRLFDPLPAGEYFLSVITEIELLYYPSISVDEETQIRNFLTKITVVAIEANIKELTIGLRKKYRLRLPDAIIAATAQSLNATLLTNDVTLAKLTEITTQSVQIL; encoded by the coding sequence GTGACCCAACCTTTAATTTTGTTAGACACCAATATAGTTTTATACTTTCTGGGCGGTCGGCTCTTCGATCCTTTGCCAGCAGGAGAATATTTTTTATCGGTGATTACGGAAATTGAATTGCTATATTATCCAAGTATAAGTGTAGATGAAGAGACACAAATTCGTAATTTTTTGACTAAAATTACAGTAGTGGCAATAGAAGCTAATATCAAAGAATTAACTATTGGCTTACGTAAAAAGTATAGGCTGAGATTGCCAGATGCAATAATTGCAGCAACAGCACAATCTTTAAATGCAACCTTATTAACGAATGATGTAACATTAGCTAAGTTGACAGAGATTACTACACAGTCAGTGCAGATATTGTGA
- a CDS encoding Rpn family recombination-promoting nuclease/putative transposase, which translates to MKTDTIFYQLFQTFPSLLFELIGQSPSLANSYEFSSREIKELARTFDGLFLPPENAIDQPIYFVEVQFQPKSDFYWRFFTEIFVYLGQYKPTYDWRAVAIFASRNLDSGVPMQYRGLLMSQQVTFVYLDELAEIASPSLSIGMVQLVVGTQETAVQLTHQLMQQARTQLSDEALKQKVLELIESILVYKFTTLSRQEIEAMFGLSDLKQTRVYQEAKQEGKLEGKLEGKLEGKLEGKLEGKLEGKLESVPGFLAIGLSVEQIALALGLDVEAVRQAAQASAGDRIEG; encoded by the coding sequence GTGAAAACAGACACAATTTTCTATCAACTCTTCCAAACTTTTCCCAGTCTCTTATTTGAACTAATCGGTCAATCCCCATCACTAGCTAATAGCTATGAATTCTCTTCACGAGAAATCAAAGAACTAGCGCGTACCTTCGATGGTTTATTTTTACCGCCTGAAAATGCCATTGACCAACCGATTTACTTTGTTGAGGTACAGTTTCAGCCCAAATCTGACTTTTACTGGCGCTTCTTCACCGAAATTTTTGTTTACCTCGGTCAATACAAACCTACCTACGATTGGCGTGCCGTAGCAATATTTGCTAGTCGCAATCTAGATTCGGGAGTGCCAATGCAGTATCGAGGTTTGCTGATGAGTCAGCAAGTCACATTTGTATATCTCGATGAGTTAGCAGAAATAGCATCTCCTTCTTTATCTATCGGCATGGTACAGCTAGTAGTTGGAACCCAGGAGACAGCAGTTCAGCTAACTCATCAACTCATGCAGCAAGCACGGACGCAATTGTCGGATGAAGCACTCAAGCAAAAAGTTCTAGAATTGATTGAGAGCATATTGGTTTACAAGTTTACCACGTTAAGTCGCCAGGAGATAGAGGCTATGTTTGGATTAAGTGACTTAAAGCAGACGCGGGTTTATCAAGAAGCTAAGCAAGAAGGCAAGCTGGAAGGTAAACTGGAAGGCAAGCTGGAAGGTAAGCTGGAAGGTAAGCTGGAAGGTAAGCTGGAAGGTAAGCTGGAATCTGTGCCGGGGTTCTTGGCAATTGGATTAAGTGTGGAACAGATAGCCTTGGCGTTAGGCTTGGATGTTGAAGCAGTGAGACAGGCTGCACAAGCGTCTGCTGGCGATCGGATAGAAGGATAA
- a CDS encoding PAS domain-containing sensor histidine kinase, which produces MSWNVEHEVYSTQALEITPEFASSVSTKREILEQTLLETEIKYRSLFENALVGIFQATNNGKYLIANPTLARIYGYESPSEFIATVTDIKEQLYVDPNRHIELMNLLQDCNVVYRFESQVYRKDGSAIWISENVRAIYDSNGQLLSYEGSVEEITERKYSEEMMHAKLAKEKEINEIKSRFLSMVCHDLRTFLTIIITTSDLLKLHGNKFTAKDRRQYFEKITVTVKSMNELLEGFLAISKAECGKKTTRIPPFELKSFCQAIWQDVQTITKTTHRLAFISTCQNVTLVSEKTLLRQILMNLLLNAVKYSPQDSTIYFDLSCQKNQISFRIKDEGVGIPQEDREHLFEVFHRASNVLNFSGTGLGMAIVKRGVELYGGTILVESEVGCGTTFTVILPTICTKLATSEWENKIFCVCDESYHSHHHCNH; this is translated from the coding sequence ATGTCTTGGAATGTCGAACATGAAGTTTATAGTACTCAGGCTCTTGAAATTACACCAGAATTTGCATCCAGCGTATCTACCAAAAGAGAGATATTAGAGCAAACGCTGCTGGAAACAGAAATAAAGTATCGCAGCCTTTTTGAAAACGCCCTAGTGGGGATCTTTCAAGCTACAAATAATGGTAAGTACTTAATAGCAAACCCAACACTAGCTCGCATCTATGGTTACGAATCGCCATCAGAATTTATCGCGACTGTTACAGACATCAAAGAGCAGTTATATGTCGATCCCAATCGGCATATAGAGTTAATGAATTTGTTGCAAGATTGCAATGTAGTGTACAGATTTGAATCCCAAGTATATCGCAAAGATGGCAGTGCGATCTGGATTTCTGAAAATGTACGCGCTATCTATGATAGCAACGGTCAATTGCTAAGTTATGAAGGAAGTGTAGAGGAGATCACCGAACGCAAGTATTCTGAAGAAATGATGCACGCCAAATTGGCAAAAGAAAAAGAAATTAATGAGATAAAATCTCGCTTTTTGTCAATGGTATGTCACGATCTGCGTACATTTCTAACGATTATTATAACAACTAGCGACTTGCTAAAACTGCACGGTAATAAGTTTACGGCGAAAGATAGAAGACAGTATTTTGAAAAAATTACAGTGACAGTCAAAAGCATGAATGAATTGTTAGAAGGATTTCTGGCAATTAGCAAAGCTGAATGTGGAAAAAAAACCACTCGGATACCGCCATTTGAACTGAAATCTTTCTGCCAAGCTATTTGGCAAGATGTTCAGACAATTACAAAAACAACGCATAGGCTTGCCTTTATCAGCACTTGTCAGAATGTAACTTTAGTATCGGAGAAAACACTGCTCAGGCAAATTTTAATGAATTTGCTTTTAAACGCTGTAAAATATTCGCCACAGGACAGTACAATTTACTTCGATCTAAGTTGCCAAAAAAACCAAATAAGTTTTCGCATCAAAGATGAGGGTGTGGGCATTCCCCAAGAAGATCGAGAACACTTATTTGAAGTATTTCATAGAGCGAGTAATGTCTTAAACTTTTCGGGTACAGGGCTAGGAATGGCAATTGTGAAGAGAGGCGTAGAATTATATGGCGGTACAATTTTGGTTGAAAGTGAAGTAGGCTGCGGAACGACTTTTACCGTAATTCTGCCAACTATTTGTACTAAACTAGCTACGAGCGAGTGGGAGAATAAAATTTTCTGTGTTTGTGACGAGAGTTATCACTCTCACCACCATTGTAACCACTAG
- a CDS encoding allophycocyanin subunit alpha-B translates to MSVVSQVILKADDELRYPSTGELKSIKEFLQTGIQRTRIAATLAENEKKIVQEASKLLWQKRPDFISPGGNAYGQRERALCLRDYGWYLRLITYGVLSGDKDPIEKIGLIGVREMYNSLGVPVPGMAEAVRCLKKASVALLTEDDAAEAAPYFDYIIQAMS, encoded by the coding sequence ATGAGCGTAGTTAGCCAAGTCATTCTCAAAGCCGATGACGAACTTCGTTATCCTAGCACCGGCGAACTCAAGAGTATCAAAGAGTTTTTGCAAACGGGCATCCAGCGGACACGCATCGCCGCCACGCTTGCCGAAAACGAAAAAAAGATAGTTCAAGAAGCTAGCAAACTCCTGTGGCAGAAACGCCCCGACTTTATCTCCCCTGGCGGTAACGCTTACGGGCAGCGCGAACGGGCACTATGCTTGCGAGACTATGGCTGGTACTTGCGCTTGATCACCTATGGTGTTCTCTCTGGCGACAAAGATCCCATTGAGAAAATTGGTTTGATTGGCGTGCGGGAAATGTACAACTCCTTGGGCGTACCCGTACCCGGCATGGCTGAAGCCGTCCGCTGTTTGAAGAAAGCTTCTGTAGCACTTCTCACGGAAGATGATGCAGCTGAGGCAGCGCCTTACTTTGATTACATTATTCAGGCAATGTCCTAA
- the rlmD gene encoding 23S rRNA (uracil(1939)-C(5))-methyltransferase RlmD yields the protein MEIIENSESKIENLKSEDLWEQGNLVEVTIADLTDSGDGVGRWGERVVFVPDMVVGDRALVRLVRVKPGYAHGKLHEILQPSAYRIRPSCIVADKCGGCQWQQIKYQYQLETKQNQVIQALQRIGGFDNPNVDRILAGDSALGYRNKATYPLGISSTGQIQAGYYQKASHKIVNLNQCPLQDARLNPLLAEVKLDIQRRRWQVYDETSHKGQVRHLALRIGRRTGEMLLTLVVKDGKLLGIEAQAQEWMKRYPNLVGVSLNRNDDRTNAIFGGETRCIAGKPYLREEFAGLQFQILPDTFFQVYTEVAEALLQAIASELNLQGDEVLLDAYCGIGTMTLPLARQVRQAIGLEVQPEAVEQAQTNAELNGITNATFQVGEVEKLLPQLEVTPDIVLLDPPRKGCDRSVIDTLLQIRPDRIVYVSCKPATLARDLKLLCQNGEYRLTRVQPADLFPQTAHVEAAAFLVRSSL from the coding sequence ATGGAGATAATTGAGAATTCAGAATCTAAAATAGAAAATCTAAAATCGGAAGACCTTTGGGAACAGGGCAATTTGGTTGAGGTGACGATCGCAGATTTAACTGACTCTGGCGACGGAGTAGGGCGTTGGGGGGAACGGGTGGTGTTTGTACCGGATATGGTGGTGGGCGATCGCGCTTTAGTCCGCTTGGTGCGCGTTAAACCCGGATACGCTCACGGCAAACTACATGAAATTTTACAACCATCTGCCTACCGCATTCGCCCTAGCTGTATTGTGGCAGATAAGTGCGGCGGTTGTCAGTGGCAGCAGATTAAGTACCAGTACCAGCTAGAAACGAAGCAAAATCAGGTAATTCAAGCTTTGCAACGCATTGGCGGATTTGATAATCCAAACGTCGATCGCATTTTGGCGGGTGACTCGGCGTTGGGATATCGCAACAAAGCGACTTATCCCTTGGGAATATCATCCACGGGACAGATACAAGCTGGATATTACCAAAAAGCCAGCCACAAAATAGTTAACCTGAATCAGTGTCCCTTGCAAGATGCGCGGTTAAATCCGCTGCTGGCAGAGGTGAAACTGGATATCCAGCGTCGGCGTTGGCAGGTGTACGATGAAACGAGCCACAAAGGACAGGTGCGGCATCTGGCGTTACGAATTGGACGCCGTACAGGTGAGATGCTGCTAACTTTGGTGGTGAAGGATGGGAAGTTGCTGGGGATCGAGGCGCAGGCGCAAGAGTGGATGAAGCGGTATCCCAACTTGGTGGGGGTGTCGCTGAATCGGAATGACGATCGCACAAATGCTATTTTCGGCGGGGAAACTCGTTGTATTGCGGGGAAACCTTACCTGCGAGAGGAATTTGCCGGATTGCAGTTCCAAATTCTGCCTGATACCTTTTTTCAAGTTTACACAGAGGTAGCTGAGGCGCTGTTGCAGGCGATCGCATCTGAGTTGAATCTGCAAGGCGATGAGGTGCTGCTGGATGCCTATTGCGGTATCGGTACGATGACTTTGCCTCTGGCGAGACAAGTGCGACAAGCAATTGGTTTGGAGGTGCAACCGGAGGCGGTGGAACAGGCGCAGACGAATGCCGAACTGAATGGGATAACTAATGCCACATTTCAAGTTGGCGAAGTGGAGAAATTGCTGCCCCAGTTGGAAGTGACGCCGGATATTGTGTTGTTAGATCCGCCGAGGAAGGGATGCGATCGGTCTGTCATCGATACCTTACTGCAAATAAGGCCCGATCGCATCGTCTACGTCAGTTGCAAACCCGCTACCCTCGCCCGCGACCTCAAATTATTGTGTCAAAACGGCGAATATCGCTTGACAAGAGTGCAACCTGCCGATCTATTTCCGCAGACAGCGCACGTTGAAGCAGCCGCTTTTTTGGTGCGTAGCAGCTTATGA
- a CDS encoding formylglycine-generating enzyme family protein: MTENPNQPREFDVVMGGQNPPLINAVVLGGIEGVKRRLNYPDVEVRIAALWDALKYGEAGLDLVIQALQDKSKQIKFTAYSLLKDRTEPKVKHKLDKFLPRCEFDVITVDVFGQEISRRRQEARYFIDDLGNGVFLEMVLIIGGTFLMGSPEYGIGWIWNEIPQHQVTVPSFFMGKYQVTQAQWQVVAALPQINISLNPNPSYFQGANRPVEKISWHEVEEFCARLSRETGKIYRLPSEAEWEYACRAGTTTPFHFGRTITAELANYNAHYIYASAPKGIFHQQTTDVGSFLPNDFGLYDMHGNVSEWCADPWHDKYKDAPIDASVWEEDSNNNGRLMRGGSWGSRPGYCRSASRSRQDAGNSDSLIGFRVVCAAPWN, encoded by the coding sequence ATGACAGAAAATCCTAATCAACCGAGAGAGTTTGATGTCGTAATGGGCGGTCAAAATCCGCCCCTTATTAATGCCGTTGTCTTAGGAGGAATCGAAGGGGTTAAACGACGCTTAAATTACCCAGATGTAGAAGTGCGAATTGCTGCACTTTGGGATGCGCTTAAATATGGAGAAGCAGGCTTAGACTTGGTAATTCAGGCTTTGCAAGATAAATCAAAGCAAATTAAATTTACTGCTTATTCCCTCCTCAAAGATAGAACAGAACCAAAAGTTAAACATAAGCTAGATAAATTTCTTCCGCGCTGCGAGTTTGATGTCATAACCGTAGATGTATTTGGGCAAGAAATCAGTCGTCGCCGTCAGGAAGCCCGATACTTCATAGACGACTTGGGGAATGGAGTTTTTCTGGAAATGGTGTTAATTATAGGTGGCACTTTTCTGATGGGTTCACCAGAATATGGGATAGGATGGATCTGGAACGAAATCCCCCAACATCAAGTAACAGTCCCATCGTTTTTTATGGGTAAATATCAAGTAACTCAAGCACAATGGCAAGTTGTCGCTGCATTACCCCAAATTAATATATCTTTGAATCCGAATCCATCTTACTTTCAAGGCGCAAATCGACCAGTAGAAAAAATATCTTGGCATGAAGTAGAAGAATTTTGCGCCCGCCTTTCCAGAGAAACAGGGAAAATTTACCGCTTACCCAGCGAAGCAGAATGGGAATATGCTTGTCGGGCGGGAACCACTACGCCATTTCATTTTGGCAGAACGATTACGGCGGAATTAGCTAATTATAATGCACACTATATTTATGCTTCCGCACCAAAAGGAATTTTTCATCAGCAGACAACAGATGTGGGGAGTTTTCTTCCGAATGACTTTGGGTTATACGATATGCACGGAAATGTTTCGGAATGGTGTGCTGACCCCTGGCATGATAAATATAAAGATGCCCCTATAGATGCCAGTGTTTGGGAAGAAGATAGTAATAATAATGGCAGGCTAATGCGCGGTGGTTCGTGGGGCAGCCGTCCTGGATACTGCCGTTCGGCGTCTCGTAGCAGGCAAGATGCGGGCAACAGTGACAGCCTGATTGGTTTTCGTGTTGTCTGTGCTGCGCCGTGGAATTAG
- the vapC gene encoding PIN domain-containing protein → MKVVVDTSVWSLALRRNAPADAGAIISLLRDLITDGRVILLGAIRQEVLSGIRHAEQFTRLRDLLRAFPDLELTTEDYELAAEFFNTCRTHGIQGSNTDFLLCAAAHRRGYSILTTDKDFESFQVHIPVVLLQV, encoded by the coding sequence ATGAAAGTAGTTGTCGATACTTCCGTTTGGTCACTAGCTTTACGGCGAAACGCACCAGCCGATGCGGGAGCAATCATCAGTCTTTTACGCGATTTGATTACTGACGGACGAGTTATTTTACTCGGAGCCATTCGCCAAGAAGTACTTTCTGGCATTCGTCATGCCGAACAGTTTACCAGATTGCGAGATTTGCTGCGCGCTTTCCCTGATTTGGAGCTAACAACCGAGGACTACGAACTAGCCGCCGAGTTCTTTAATACCTGTCGCACTCATGGTATTCAAGGTTCAAACACGGATTTTTTGCTATGTGCGGCGGCTCATCGTCGTGGGTACAGTATTCTCACAACAGATAAGGATTTTGAGAGTTTCCAAGTGCATATCCCAGTCGTCTTGCTACAGGTTTAG